CAACTGAAACCAAAACTTAAATCGACAAATATACTGGACAAATATACAGATAGTGTTTAAATATACAGTATATGTAGCATTTATACCCGCCATGCCATGCGCAGGCAAGCACTGAGGATGATCAGACAATGGATGATAACAGAAAGAAAGCACTGGCAGCGGCTCTGAGTCAGATTGACCGCCAGTTTGGTAAAGGTGCTGTCATGCGGATGGGCGACCAGAAGCAGGAAGCCATTCCGGCTATTTCTACAGGCTCTCTGCAGCTGGATATTGCTCTGGGTATTGGCGGGTTGCCCAAAGGCCGGATTGTTGAAATTTACGGACCGGAGTCTTCCGGTAAGACCACACTGACTCTGAGCGTTATTGCCGAAGCCCAGAAACAGGGGGCAACCTGTGCTTTCGTGGATGCCGAGCATGCGCTGGATCCTCAGTACGCTGGCAAGCTGGGTGTTAACGTTGAAGACCTGTATGTCTCGCAGCCCGATACCGGCGAGCAGGCTCTGGAAATTACCGACATGCTGGTTCGTTCCGCTGCCGTCGATGTGATTGTTGTGGATTCGGTGGCCGCCCTTGTACCTAAAGCCGAGATCGAAGGTGATATGGGTGACTCCCATGTAGGTCTGCAGGCGCGCCTGATGTCGCAGGCACTGCGTAAACTGACCGGCTCCATCAAGCAGACCAATTGCATGGTGATCTTCATCAACCAGATCCGGATGAAGATTGGCGTGATGTTTGGTAACCCTGAAACCACCACCGGTGGTAACGCTCTGAAATTCTACTCTTCTGTGCGTCTGGACATTCGTCGCACCGGTGCAGTGAAGCAGGGTGATGAAATTATTGGTAATGAAACCCGGGTCAAGGTGGTTAAGAACAAAGTTTCACCACCGTTCAAGCAGGCTGAATTCCAGATTCTTTATGGTCAGGGCATCTACCACATGGGTGAAGTGATTGATCTGGGTGTGAAGCAGAAACTGGTTGAGAAGTCTGGTGCCTGGTATGCCTACAAAGGCACCAAAATTGGTCAGGGTAAGGCCAATGCCTGTAAATACCTGGCAGAAAATCCTGAAACTGCTAACGAAATTGAGACTCAGATTCGTGCAGAATTGTTGAATACGGCTTCTGAAACAGAAGAGTCGAAGAGTGCTGGTCAGGAACAGCTGTTAGCAGAATAATGCCGGAGCTATCCATACAGCAGCCATCTGTACAACAGCAGCCTGAACAGGACGTTCGCCGGGCAGCAATGGACTTGCTGGCCCGGCGTGAACACAGTTATTCCGAGCTGTGTTATAAACTGAAGGGTCGCTTTGAGGCACAGTCTGTTGAAACTGCCCTGAATAAATTGGTTGATGATGGCTTACAGAGTGATGACCGTTTTGCTGAAGCTTATGTACGTGCCAGAGGGAACAAAGGTTATGGCCCGGCACGTATCAGAATGGAGCTGTTGCAAAAAGGACTGTCACAGAGCCTGATTTCAAATTACCTGTTTGACGATGACGACAAATGGTTTGAAGAAGCCAGTCGAATGAAAACTAAAAAGTTGAGAGAAGATAGAAATCCTACATCTGCGGAGCGAGCGAAGTTGTATCGCTTTCTGGCGCAACGAGGCTTTTTAACCTGCCATATCAATGCCTGCCTGAGTTGAGCCTGTCTGAGTTGAACCATCCTGAGTTGAACCATCCTGAGTTGAAATAGTTTCAGTCTTTTAATTCAATTGTTCAGATAGTGCTTTCTGTGTCATAAATGGGAAGCATTTTTTTGAGTTTTTATCCATGTCCTGTTGTTCCCGCTGTGGTTTTGCAGTCTATTCTCGGGCAGTGCCCAACTGCTTCTGTCAGTCTCTGTCAGAATTCAACTGTGAGCATCGATTTTGTCTGCTCACCCATCCGGTAGAATTCGCCAAAACCAGCAATACCGGCAAGCTGGTAAAGGCAATGCTGCCTGATACGTTGGTGGTGCCATGGAATAGAGTCGAACCATCAGAAGAGCTAATGAATGCACTGGATGATCCGGACTGGCAACCGTATCTGTTGATGCCTGAAACCTATGCGATTTACCAGCAGGATGGGTTTGAAAGAAAGCCTGCTGCATCAGGTAAACTCTTTATTCTGTTAGATGCGACCTGGCAGCAGGCGCGAAAAATGTATCGGCAAAGTCCTTATCTACACAATTTGCCCCTGATGTCTCTGGAGCAAGTGCCCGAGTCGTCTTATACGCTGCGCAGAAACCAAAAGTCGGGTCATCTTTGTACTGCAGAGGTGGCTGCTGAAGTCCTCAGGAAGGAAGGAGCAGTGAAATTATCCCGTCACCTTCATCAATCCGTGTTTGATTTTTGCAGTCACTATCGCCAGTTACAGCAGGCTGGACAGCTCACCTGACCAGTGTTCCTGTTGAATATTTGAAAGAAAATACCTCACAGGTGGACATTTCCTGCTGATTCTGCGGCCTGCTTCTATATAATGTCCGGTTTACTATTGCTATCTAAAACCTCCTTGACGGAAGACCTGTATGAAAAGCTCTGAGATACGATCTGCCTTCCTTAACTTCTTTAAGGAAAGAGGGCATGAAATTGTGCCCAGCAGTTCGCTGGTGCCTCACGACGATCCAACCCTGCTGTTCACCAATGCCGGGATGA
Above is a window of Endozoicomonas montiporae CL-33 DNA encoding:
- the recA gene encoding recombinase RecA; translated protein: MDDNRKKALAAALSQIDRQFGKGAVMRMGDQKQEAIPAISTGSLQLDIALGIGGLPKGRIVEIYGPESSGKTTLTLSVIAEAQKQGATCAFVDAEHALDPQYAGKLGVNVEDLYVSQPDTGEQALEITDMLVRSAAVDVIVVDSVAALVPKAEIEGDMGDSHVGLQARLMSQALRKLTGSIKQTNCMVIFINQIRMKIGVMFGNPETTTGGNALKFYSSVRLDIRRTGAVKQGDEIIGNETRVKVVKNKVSPPFKQAEFQILYGQGIYHMGEVIDLGVKQKLVEKSGAWYAYKGTKIGQGKANACKYLAENPETANEIETQIRAELLNTASETEESKSAGQEQLLAE
- a CDS encoding regulatory protein RecX, encoding MPELSIQQPSVQQQPEQDVRRAAMDLLARREHSYSELCYKLKGRFEAQSVETALNKLVDDGLQSDDRFAEAYVRARGNKGYGPARIRMELLQKGLSQSLISNYLFDDDDKWFEEASRMKTKKLREDRNPTSAERAKLYRFLAQRGFLTCHINACLS
- a CDS encoding DTW domain-containing protein; the encoded protein is MPNCFCQSLSEFNCEHRFCLLTHPVEFAKTSNTGKLVKAMLPDTLVVPWNRVEPSEELMNALDDPDWQPYLLMPETYAIYQQDGFERKPAASGKLFILLDATWQQARKMYRQSPYLHNLPLMSLEQVPESSYTLRRNQKSGHLCTAEVAAEVLRKEGAVKLSRHLHQSVFDFCSHYRQLQQAGQLT